The genomic window AAACCAGCTCATCAAGCCTAGAAAGCCAGGGGCCAGGACCCAGAGggcctttcccttcttcttctacttctggGGCTATCCTGGCTCACAGTGGCCACAGAGCCTCATCCTACCCCTACCTGGCCTGATTCCCTTCTGTAGCATGTTCAAGTGGTCATATTGACCTTTGCTTGAGGACCAACCACTAATAAATAGCATCGTccacatttatagagcacttgaggtttgcaaagcactttattccGTGTTATCTCATCAGACCCTCCCCGTGCCTCCGGAAGGTAGGCAGCATTCTTCTCATTTCCCATTGAGGGTGTCAGCCAAGCGGGATTGGCTGATGTCCGGGGTCGCCTGGCTAAGTTGGATCCAGGATTAAAACCTGGGGCTTCCTGCCCCAAGATCTCGCATCTGTGCTGTCGAGCCACGTGCCTCAGCCCAAGGCAATCCCTCCGTCTCGATTTGGGACAGCTGGGATTGTTAGGAGCTCCTTTTTCCTTTAGGGCCTCCATCTAACTACTGCTCCTTTGGCCTTCTGGAGCCAAGAACGAGTCTGATCCCCTTCCCATGACGGTGAGGAGACCACAGGCCACTCCTTGACTCTGGCCTTCACAGCCTGCTCACCAGGGCCGCCTGTGGCTCCTTCGGGGGCACAGCCAGGAGGCTCTTTTCCTCATCTTGGTCACCTTCCTTGGGTGGAGCTCTGCTTCAGCTACATCCTTCTTAAATTGATACTCGACTAAGCAAAGAACTCCAGTTGTTCTCTGGTCAGGACCGAGGCCTCCCAAAAGCTCCCGTGCCATCTGGTCTTGGGCTCTGCCCCTCTCTTAAAGAAGCCCAAGATGGCACTTGCTTTTGTGGTGGTCATGTCACGTCAGGACACTCCACTCATCCCCTGCCCCAGATGAACTGTATTCTGACTCTACCTTCCCTATCCTGTGTGGGTGAAGGCGAGTCCGGGGACCCGAGCATAGGACTTGCTTATCGTGCTAGATTTTGGCCATATTCTTGACCTGTCGAGCTTTTTGCTTGGTCAGTCCGTGTCCCAGCTGTCTTGCACAAATTTGCTAAGCTTTGTGGCCATGCTTTTATCCAAGCCATTGATAAGAACGCTAAATAGCACTCGGCCAAGCACAGATCTCTGTGACACGCCAGTGACCATGGAAGCAGCCACTCTTCTTTGGGAGTCTGTCTGTCTGGTCAGACCATCAAGCCACGATATGCTTTGCTAAGGTCTAGCTAAATGATATCCACATTTCCTTCATCTTAGTTGCCCATCGTTGAGAAAGGAAATGATGGTCTTGCTTTAACCAGCTACTCCTAAATCTCTCCAATTCCTTGAGCCATTCTTAGACACCCCCTCCGGCTCACTCATCTTCCTGCCCGGATCGATGCCCCAGCTCGGTGTCCTGCTTAATTGGTAATGCCCAGAACTAAGCAAAATATTCCGGATGATCACTTGCTTCTCAGCTGGGTCACTGGCCATTGGATAACGTTGCCCAGGACTTCAAGAAACTTCATCTTTTGGTTGGGGGATGGGATATCTGCCTTTTCTGGGTCTCCTAGTTCTCTCCCATCCTTGTCCATCTTTCCCATTCTTGCCCAAGAGCCGCTTTGATACAGTTTTAATACCACTGAAACCCACCTAGCCTAGCCACGACTTCATTAACCCAGGGCTTGACCTGCGGTTCCCATCTCCATTTCCTGCTTTCATAACGAGCAGCAGGGGTCCTCGCAGATGTAGCCCATCACTATGTGAACTGCCCCCTCTGCTTTAGCTTCCGCCAGTCCCAAGACTCCCCTCTTTTAGGAGCCCCTCTGAGACTTGGCAGCATCAAGGGGCAAAAGGCAGCAACTTGCTTGAATGGCAACTGACACAGCAGGCCTGGGCCAGGTCGGGACTTTGGGAAGTTTCCCAGTCTTTGGCTCCCCTTTTCTTGAAGGAAGGTGTTAAATTAGgcagcagcccccccccccccccccccagcacccAGAGGAACAGGGCAGGCATACACAGCTCAGGATAGTTAGAAGCCACTAACCTTCCCAAGAGAAGGCCCTAAGGAACCTGGGCAGCACAATACAGGCAGCACAGGCAGCCCTCCCTCACGAACTTTGAGGATCGGAGAGATGAGAACAAGGAAAACAAGGCTTGCTTAAAACTTGCGAGTTCCTTTTGGTGGTTTGTTTATTCTGTATCAAAAGTATAAGTGCCTTCGACGTTACTCAAGAATCAGCCAGGACTTCTGAgttttacaattatttacaccGTAAGACAAACATGGTTCAAGTCCAACTTGATCTGTGATAAAAATGTCTTCTTTTGTACAAGATAAAATGACTCACAAGAAGAGGCCATCAGATGGCCAGAGGagcagaaaaaaattcaaatttgtcCCACATACAGATGTCGGGTGGGATCACAGGAGGTGCCTACAAAGCCGACAGCGTCTGCCCCCCCAGGTCCCCCAAGATCGACAATCAcattcaaactcaacatgttttgtattttttaataaagtttgtAATCCAATGGACACACAAAACAAAACTGCGCTGAGAAAAAACAGTTCCATAAATTAATAAGTGTTAGGAGGGGACAGGGAATAAAAAGTCTCTTTGTACAAGTGTATAACACTCCCACATCGCGGGGGGAGGGGCTGGAAGGGGGGGAGGTGGAGGGGGCTGGAGAGAGTATGGGGGGAGCCATGTTTAAATGAAGCGCACTTACAAATGAGTGACGATACAAAGTCTGAGTATGAAAATAAGATTTTCTCTGAAAACACATTTTTggcacagattaaaaaaaaatgtatgtcaggggatttgattttttaagtcagtattatatatatttatatatattatatatatatatatttatatatacacacacacccacTGAGTTTCGCATATCCCACCAGGAAGGAAAACGAAGGTTTTCCCGTTGCTGTTTTTCCCCAATGTAAACTGTACATCCCAGATGAATTAAAGATGGTGGCAGCGGGAGAGCCGATTAAGAAGGATGATGGGGGTCCAGAAGAGAAGGGGAACCAGgggtagggaagaagggaaaaggggcaAAAACAATCCAATGAAATGTTCCTTGACCCCTAGATTTCTGCAGAAGTTTCCAAATCCTGCGTTTTGAGTCCGCGATGCGTGTTAATGTACATCAAGACATCCAGAACGTCACAGCATGTCTTCAACTGTGCAAAAGTCCAAGTCACTAATTTAGTGCAAAGGCAgttcaggttttttttctttttctgtttgtttaaaaaaaatttttttctttaatcccaCGCGCATGCCTCAATCTGCCTGCTGAGTGCATCGTTGTCCGTAAGCTAAAGCATCATGTAAACATACAAGGTAGCAGCACCACACCCAGCGCACACAGTCTGATTGAGGCTGGAGGGCCGAGGGCTGGGCATCCAGCAGCAAATTCTTCACACTCTGTTTCCGTATCGTCCTCTGGGTCAGACTTTGCCGCCGCCACGGCGGCGGCGGCTTGGTTGGTTCTTCGTCTTTGCTGCAGGGCCTTGGAGAGGGTAAAAACCAGCTCGGACACGAGCCTGCCGGACACTCACACAGAGGCGATGATGATCATAAGGTGGGGGGAGATGTTGGAGATGCTGGCGAGGAGGTCAGGGGCCAGGCGGGACAGGTGCCTCTCGGAAAACTCACAGGGAGGGAAGATCTGGAGGACATAAGCCGGCTGGAGGAGAGGAGCAGGAGAGCGGCAGTTAGTGAGGATCGGCCCCCCATCCCCACCTCAACCCACAGACGGCTTCCCCGAGCTCTGTCCCCAGGCAAAGACGAGACCGAGCATGCCCAGCCCAGCTCTCAAGCCTGCTGCTGCCTAAAAGATGCCGATGTGCCCACCCTGGCCCGCCCATCCCTCCTTCCTAATGAAGATGTCCGGATCAACCCGGCCAATGGCCCAATTCTTCGGCAAGATCAGCTTCTTGGGGGCTGTGGGGGAGCGTTTCCCCTCACTGCTTCATCCTGCTAATGCTAGGGAGCTCCTTTTACGTTCCTGCTGAGCAGCTTCTAAAATGAGGGCGATGGAGATGGCGAGCACAAGCTCCGTCCCGTCTCCTACAGTAACAGCCGCGTCCGTCTCAACCAGGCCTAACTCCATTTCTCTCATCTAGGTGAGCGCAGAGAGGGGAAGCCTCTCATCGGGTGTTCATCCCTTCGCTGGTCTCACTGAGATCAAGCATCGGTCCCAAAGAGCATCTGCGGGCAGCCCGGAACCCCCTCATCAGGAGGGAATCCAGGAGGAACCCCAAAACACCAGCCACCTCCTGCTTCCAGGCGTTGCGGGCTGCCCGGGGAGGCCGCCTCATCCACGAGAAGATGCGGGACTGGTCCGATGCCCGAGAGACCGGACGACCGATGGCCAGCTATTGCCAGCTTAACAAATGTGGTTTTTCTTAGCCAGAACCCCGGTTCTCCCAGGATGCGCGCTCGTTCTCCAGAAGTTCTCAGGGCTTTCTCGGGGGGTACCCGCCTGCCCATCCATGGTGTGGCCAATGGAGGTCGAGCTAGCTACAGCTGGGGAGAGGCAGCACTCACCTGATTGGAACCCAGGTTGGCGACATTGATGATGCCTGCGGCCTGTTTGGTCTGCAGGTAGGTGATGAATGCAGCCTTGAGGGACTCGGTCTGATTCACGACATCTTCCTGGTCTCGGCCGCAGGGCAAGGCCAGCAACAGGCAATAATCCGTCTCCACCTGGGGTCAGAGATGGCGGTTAGAGTCTAGAGAGGCCTGGGGCCCAGCCGATGTCTCTAGCACACAGGATGTGACCCTCGGCCCCAGGAAGCCTCGTGCTCTACGGGAAGCCTCAAGATGGTCAGCTAAAAaaccagcagcagcagcggccCCCAGAGCCCTCGGAGGAGCTTTTCTTGTAACAGCACAGGTAGCGTCTGAAGCTGCACTTACCGTCATCCTGCGGGCCACCCCGTCCAGCTGGGAAGCCTCCAGGCGCATCCTCTGGGCAATCCTCAGGGGGGGGCCCACCTCCGAAGTGGGCAGAGAGCGATGGGCCAGGACGTTGTTGCCAGAGACAAAATGGAGCTGCACAGCGGCGGTGTCGTTCTTGAGAGCCAGGAGGCCCTGCCACACAATCGGGTACTTCtacaaaagggagagggaaggcagGATGAACACcccagaaaacaagggaactaagGCTGGGCCTGAAGCGGCCAACAGGCGCTGCTGCCCACCTCCCGGCCACGCTCACCTTCAGAAGCTGGACCATGTCCACGGGTCTCTGGGAAACGGGCTGAGGAGAGAACTCCTGCTTGAGGACAGAATGGGGCTCAGGGCGCGGCAATCCAGAGGACGCTCCCTGGCCGGAGGTGGCGGGGATCAACAGGGGCTGCTTCTGCACTGCCTGCGGGGCATGGGGGGACGGCAGCTCAGTCTTGATGGAGACGGCCACCGGGGATGGGTAGGAAGTCTGACCGGCCTCTGCCTGTGCCCGCTGAATGTGGAGATGGGAGTCCAGCTGACTCGAGTGTCTATTTCCAGCTGCATGTTGGGTCTGCTCAGGGGCTCCCGTCTGGGTGGCCTTAACGTCCTGGGAAACCTGAGGCGTTTTGCTTCGCACAGGCTGGCTAGGATGAGAGTGCTCCCCTTCAGGTGGGACCTAGAAAtcagaagggggaaagggaaaaggggaacaCGCATCAGAATCCATTTCACTTACCCTAAATCTCCCTCCACCGACTTCCCAAACGATCCTATGGAGAAAATTGGGAAAGGACCAGATAACCTCTGCAAGTTTCTTCTCCTATGCTCCAGCCTACTTGAGAGGGGCCTAAATCATGTGCTCTGGAGACAGCAGGCTGTAGGGGATCTCTTGGCCTCAAGGAAGGAGAACTGGAACTATCCTGCCTCCAGATAATGACATCCAATAGGATCAATGGCCTACATGGGCACAGAGAGCCCTGACCCATGTAAAAGACCTGTGACTTCATCGGTGGCGTCtctctccaccaatgcagatcatGCCCCCTTCACACCTGAGCAGACGGTCTTCGTGAGTTAGTatggccattaaaaaaaaagatcacctgGCAATAAACcttctggtgatgagcctctGAACTAGGCTGGTCCTTGGACAAGAGGCCCACAGATCATCGCCAGGCTCAGACTTGAGGCTTGCAGTCCACGGGCACAGCCTTTGGAGGGCCCAGGGTCACCTCCAAGCCAGAATGAGGCATCAGAGGAAGGCTTTAGGAGTCAAGCCCTCTCAAAACCCTTCACCAATTCCAAATGCTTCTGGGAAAAGGCTGTCCACTTCCCTTACATCCCAGCCACTATCCTCCCCTATGCCAGCCAGGCAGGGCTGAGCCTGAACGAAAAGGCTTCTCAACTTTTACGCTTCATTCTTCGGGCCCACCTGAGTCCATGTGGTTGCTAACATGGCATTGAGAAAGCCCTTCACGCTCTCCAGCAGCTGTTTGTGCACCCAACACCCCAAGGAGAAAGAAGGGCACTGCTTTCTCACCTGAGATGGGGTCATGCTCCGGGAAGGCAGTCCAATCTGGGAAGCACCAGGAAACTGAGGGTGCCCAAGCTGAGGCGTTGTATGATAGCTCCGGAGGTCACCATATCTGTACTCATGGTACACATCCCCGGGGGGATGAATGATCTGAACACTGTGGGGCACACCCCCAGGGGGGGTCAGAGGGAGCCCTGGAAGCTGGCCCCCCGGGGGAACACTAAGGAGGCGGGGCTCACTGTGGGGAGAGGGAGCCATTGCGACATCTGACGCTTTGGGGGCCGGGTTCTCCTTCCCTGGCTGAGGGGTCTTGCTGGCTGGTGGCGTTTTCACTGACCCTTCCGGGGTCCGGGATTGCCTTGCGTCTAGGTGGTGCTCACCGACGGTGGCCACGTGCGGATGCCTCATGAGCCTCACCTCCCGGGGCACGGTATAAGGGTGCATCCGGTACTCGGGCTGCATGACCAGCACATCGGACTGCCCAGGAGCCGCCCCTCTGCAGACAGGATGGTGATAGTGCATCTCGTCTTCAGGAGGGTGCTGGGAGGACAGTGGGGGAATGACAATGGGGGCCGGCTGGGGAGTGCCAGAGCGCTGCGGTCGGATCTCCATCTGGGGCTGCAGACTGGCCCTCGGAGAGTGAAGTCCCTCGGGCCGGATGCCATAAGGGATGTTGGACAGAGGGGGGGTGTTCATTCTCACTTCACCTTGGGAGAGATGGCTGAGGGACACGGTTTGGGTGATACTATGAGGGGGCATGATGACAGACTGCTCTGGGTGCATGCTAGATATATACTGAGGCACAGGAATTCCTGGTGCCAACATGACTGATGCATTATTGGATAAAACTGGAGAAGAGGTACTGCTGGGATGACAAGCCCTTGGGAACGGAGAAGGGGAGTGCCCGCTTGTACGGGGAGAATGTGGCTCTTGCTTTAAGACTCCCAAATGAGAGATGGCTCGATCTGTTGGGGTACTGGGTCCAGAGCCAACATGATTTGCTTCTGAATGCAGTTTGCCAGAGAGGGAAGGTGGGTGATGTGAACTGAGCCCAGGGCTCAGATTGGATGGCTGGAGGACCTTGGTCTCCACTTTGAGTGAGCCTGGGTCAGGAGGCTTTTTGTTGGTGGAAGCTACACCTGGGGAGAGTACCAACTGGCTGTGAACCAACACTGGTGGAGTGTTTGCTGCCTGTGAAAGGCCTTTCCCTGGGCCAGCCTGGTTGACAGGTGTGGACACAGACAAGTGACTTGGCTCTAATTTCTCCAAGGATGGGCGCTCTTGCTTAATGGATGCTATCACGGGAGATGTGGTATATGGTTGGGATCCTAGTACCAGGGAAGAATGAGTGGGGACACTCCCATAGCCTGTGGGAGTCTGAGAACCCAATTTTGGAGCTGGCTGGGATGACATAACAGATTCTTGCTTGACCTGTGGTTTGGACATTGACTGCTGGAATTCAATGTCCATGGCACTTGCTGGGGGAATCTGGCTAATCTTGGCGCTGATACGCTGGGGACCTTCAGTCTTCTGTCCAGAATAACTCAAGAGCACCACGCCTTCTGACGTGTTCACTCTAAGTCCTGGACTGGAGCCTGTTTCTGAGGGCCGATCTTCAATCACAGACATGGACCCTGGGTGGAACCGACTGTTCTCATTAGTGCTTGGCCAAGGCTTATATTTTGAAGACAGCGCATTCCCAAGGCACGTCTGGACTGACTGAGTTTGCTTCGTGGCAGCCATCCGTGGAGACTCTTCCAAATCGTTCTTTGTAGGCATCCGGCTAATGACAGAAGTGGCTTTGGGAGCAATGACTGTAGTGACCTTCTCTTTCTCAGTAAACACTGGGGCCTCTGCTGCAGACAGATCAGAGGTATTGGGGATTGGAACAGCGGGTTTCTCTTCTGAAACTGGTTTTATGGACTCTACTGGGGGGTGAGACACCTCTTCTAGGCGAGGGGCACTGACAGGCTCAGCAATGGCTGATGTTACATGAGTGGAAGTGATACTTGTGGCTGAAACATATTTGGGCTCCATGAGGATCTTTCTCAAAGTGCTGGAGTTGGTATCAATGTCAGAGGCCTTTGTGTCTGGGGGAAGGGCTGGAGGTGGGGTGGATCGTGCCCGGGCCTCTTCGTGCCTCGTAATCCAGTCTGTCACCTTAGTGGTGCTTGGATGATGTGGGACCATCCCAGATGGGATGGGGGTAGGGAGCTTGGCTGCAGCTGCAGAAGGAATCGTGGGAGTGGGTGTGCTTGGAACACTGGGTGGGGTAATTGGTGCATTCTCACTAGTTGAACGTACCTTGAAACTAGCTTGACTCCCATCATCCACTGGCACTGCCTGAGGGGGTAGGTCCAGCAGGGCTGGAGCCTTAGCAGGTGGGTCTTCTTCAGCAACAAGTTCGATGGTAATCGTCTCATTGGCTGGATTCTTGCTGGAATCAGTAGGGTTTGGCTCAGAGGAGACGGgatgggaatttttattttgcttgtctTCTTTTGGCGTTTCTGGGGGTTTTAACTTCAATTCACTGGTGACAGGACACTTGTTTGGGGCTTGCTCAGATTCAAGAGCATTTGCCTCCACAGCATCCCCTTTCTTACTGGTACTTCTCTTCCGGCGAGACCTTGTGGACTTTTGGCGCACTCTATCCTTCCGAGAAACTTCTGTCTCTTGTAACACCACCTCTGGCTCCTGGGCAGAGCTGGGAGACACAGTTGTGTTCCCTTCAGGATCCTTAGGGTCTCCTGGGTGTGCTGACGGAGCTGGGTCACTTGCAGGTGGCACAGAAGGCTCAACAGCATTATCTGTTTCCAAAATGCCAGACACAGCTTGATCCGTTTCTGGTTCCATCTCTGCCTGCACAAGGGGCTCTGTCGCCATCTCAGCTTCAGATTCTGCAGAATAAGTTGGAGGGGCTGGGAAGCTTTCTGGCTCACCAGAAATATCATTGATAATGGACCCAATGGCTGCTGCAAGTTCTGTCTCACTGGCCTGGTGAGCAGGtttgtctccctcctcctctggGTGAACCTCTGTCACCTCAGCTGATGGTTCTTTGTAGGTAGCAAGGGAGGAGGTCTCTGTCAACTTTGCGATATTCTCAACAGCCTGTTCTAGCTCAATCTGCTTGGCTAACTGGGCTGCCTCTGGGGACTCCTTGGGATCCTGTACAACTTCATTTTCTGATTCGTTAACGAGATCTTCTGGCTCATTCTTAATTTGGGGTGATAGATTGTCTTCCTTTGTAGGACTCTTAATCTTTGAGGGTGGGGTGGCCActgtttctccttcctcatcaGTGGGTCGTAAAACTCCTTTCACTTCATCAACATTGAGACGAATTTCTACATTCTTCAGACACAGAGGTGTTTTGTCCACCGAAGATTTGGTATTTCGAGACCTTCCTCGCTtatatttagaacttttttctGGGACTTGTTTTTTCTCCACAGCCTCACCTGGAGGAGTTTCTGGTGGATTCTTGTCTGGATCGACTTCTTTTTTATCCAGTTTCTGCTCACTTCCTCCAGTCTCCTCTTTGTCAGACTTGGGTTTTGAACTGCTGTCATTAATAACAGACTCTTGGTCACCCATCTCGTTAGTTTCTTCAGGTGGGTCAGCTGTAACATCTACTTTctgctcattttttccttttttcccctgagGCCCAGTGGGAGCTACAGATTTCTGAGATCTAGGTGATCGCCAACCTTCAGCAAGTTTGAGAGGTTCCACTGTGTCTTTGGGTTCTGCCTCTTCTGTATCTTGCTCAGCTTTGACAGGTGATACATCTTCCTCAGCCCTCCTGCGGGTTTTGGGGGGTCTTCCCCTCCTGGGAGTAGTAGAAAGTGATCCCATTTCCTGGGCTTCTCTCTCCCGTTTCCTGGTTGACCTTGGTTGTTCTACTAGATCTTTAACAGGAGATGGTTCTTCCTTGTCCCCTGGGTTGGCATAGACAGACCTTACATTTCTTCTCCGAGTTCGGCTAAGTGGCAAACTTGGTTCAATATTTTCCGTCTCTACAGCAGAACTGGGTGATTTAGCAGCATTTCTTGAAATTTTTTCTGCTTCCATCTTCAACTCTATGAGTTTCTGTGTTTCTCCACGAGGGGAACTAGATCGTTTGAGTTTTTCACGATCaattctctcactctttcttgtGACTGGCTTCTCTGGGACACTAACTATAGTTGACTGTACTGGTGTCTTAGAGCGTTTGTTTTTGTTGGACTTTTTATCTTTTGCAACAACTGGTGGTTCTACTTCCAAGTCATTATCAGAACCTGGAGGCTGAACCTCAGGAAGGACCTCAACTTTCTGACTTGTATCACAATTAGTCTTAGCAGCAGGGGCAGGTTTTTCCTCTTTCACTTCACTAGGCTCCTCAGGCTTCTGGACTGGTTTGGAAAGTGGTGAGATTAGTGGGGTACTTTCAGGTTCTGGATCTATACTAATATCTACCTGAGAAGAAAACGAGGCTCCAGGGGTTGGAGGCTTGGTATCTAAATAAGAAGGATGCTCAGCTGGCAAGTTTTCCTGTGAAACCAAAGGAGCAGGAACAATTTCTTTGTTGGTCTCCGATACAGGGGGCAAGTCCATTTTTTCTGACTGCTCCATCATGACAGTAGCATGTTCAGTAACACATTTTGGTTCTCCAGTTAGAGAAACCAGCTCTacagtcctttcttcttttgccaaAGGTGCCTCTactgttttctccttttccagtGATAAAGGGCCTGATTCTTGGggatcagcagaaccaggagctgGCCCCACTACAGATGGTGATTTCAGTTCTGGCTCTTTGTGCTCAGAAACGGATTCCAGTGTCTCAGGTTGGTTTTCTTTATCCTCTTGTTTCTCAACCTCTTTGGAtttctggtctttttctttttctttctgttgcaTTCTTGTGAGCTCAATAAATCTGCTGTGGAACAAAACTACTGGTTCTTGAATCAAATCAGATGTGCTGTTTGACCCTTCAGATGATGTCTGCCTCCCATATAACCTACTGGAAAGGAGATCAAGTTCTTCACCCTTCCTTTCTAGATGCTGTAGTCGTTTCGAATCCTGCTCAAAGATGGAGCTGTGTAAAAACCGAGAAGCAAATAGTTCTTGTCTTTCctgttcttcttctttttgaTCATCTTTTTTATCACCTGTCTTCC from Monodelphis domestica isolate mMonDom1 chromosome 4, mMonDom1.pri, whole genome shotgun sequence includes these protein-coding regions:
- the SPEN gene encoding msx2-interacting protein isoform X3, giving the protein MVRETRHLWVGNLPENVREEKIIEHFKRYGRVESVKILPKRGSEGGVAAFVDFVDIKSAQKAHNSVNKMGDRDLRTDYNEPGTIPSAARGLDDTVSIASRSREVSGFRGGGGGPTYGPPPSLHAREGRYERRLDGASDNRERAYEHSAYGHHERGTGGFDRTRHYDQDYYRDPRERTLQHGLYYTSSRSRSPNRFDAHDPRYEPRAREQFTLPSVVHRDIYRDEITREVRGRRPERSYQHSRSRSPHSSQSRNQSPQRLASQASRPARSPSGSGSKSRSSSSDSLSSSSSTSSDSSDSSSSSSDESPARSVQSTAVPAPTSQLPPSLEKEEPRKSFGIKVQNLPVRSTETESENEFRPLDERIDEFHPKATRTLFIGNLEKTTTYHDLRNIFQRFGEIVDIDIKKVNGVPQYAFLQYCDITSVCKAIKKMDGEYLGNNRLKLGFGKSMPTNCVWLDGLSTNITDQYLTRHFCRYGPVVKVVYDRLKGMALVLYNEIEYAQAAVKETKGRKIGGNKIKVDFANRESQLAFYHSMEKSGQDIRDFYEMLSERRDERRGSYDYTTDRTYYESVRTPGSYSEDPRREYPARGREFYPDWDPYQGDYYEPRYYDDPREYRDYRNDPYEQDIREYSYRQRERERERERFESDRDRDHERRPIERSQSPAHSRRAPSPVVPSPQSERHQSDSERRVYSRSSDRSGSCSSVSPPRYDKFEKTRIDRYTKIEKPDKERTFDPERVEKEKRPVRKEKPERAEKEKPTFQQRRKAKIHSPGSQSSETDQENERDPSPEKWKSNSKQSKEKADKEGTAKNRLDLMPCVVLTRVKEKEGKVIEQPYLEKLRTKLDNDSVKSPFLDQKFQLSQADAAKSGDQTKVDIVRPKVPKEKVPVSHPEVTADKEGKLKPKKHLKDPTTESVSAVDQDKLEARKRRFADVNLKPDRQKLEVKKSILDEDDAKAVFKRQPEPSTREVTVLKDAEPEKKPIKKDIFRREPKKLERIKLEKLISAPSPKECQELASISVGMMAKPPLDVQPRPGDTVEESMESQEILSKKFNLIKPQHKQPQPLDDQGTEKEEIKKNLSSIPEEMADHKTSQEKPQSADNEEKIGIDIDHTQSYRKQMEQSRRKQQMELEIAKTEKFGSPKKEVDEYERRSLVHEVGKPPQDVTDDSPPSKKKKVDHFDFEIGTKRERNYRSSRQISEDAERTSCSPSVRHFPFHEEDETVDSPRLIPLKETKESPKIDEKGLSYSNMTVREESLKFNPYDSSKKEQMADMAKIKLSGLNCEDEQNRWETQMKVEPNRVDVSFPSSIIKRDSLRKRSIHRDLEPGEVPSDSDEDGEQKSHSPKASSLLENSRLSFLLRDRDDKVRERDERLSGSLERNKFYSFALDKTITPDTKALLERAKSLSSSREENWSFLDWDSRFASFRNNKDKEKVDSAPRPIPSWYMKKKKIRTDSEGKTGDKKDDQKEEEQERQELFASRFLHSSIFEQDSKRLQHLERKGEELDLLSSRLYGRQTSSEGSNSTSDLIQEPVVLFHSRFIELTRMQQKEKEKDQKSKEVEKQEDKENQPETLESVSEHKEPELKSPSVVGPAPGSADPQESGPLSLEKEKTVEAPLAKEERTVELVSLTGEPKCVTEHATVMMEQSEKMDLPPVSETNKEIVPAPLVSQENLPAEHPSYLDTKPPTPGASFSSQVDISIDPEPESTPLISPLSKPVQKPEEPSEVKEEKPAPAAKTNCDTSQKVEVLPEVQPPGSDNDLEVEPPVVAKDKKSNKNKRSKTPVQSTIVSVPEKPVTRKSERIDREKLKRSSSPRGETQKLIELKMEAEKISRNAAKSPSSAVETENIEPSLPLSRTRRRNVRSVYANPGDKEEPSPVKDLVEQPRSTRKREREAQEMGSLSTTPRRGRPPKTRRRAEEDVSPVKAEQDTEEAEPKDTVEPLKLAEGWRSPRSQKSVAPTGPQGKKGKNEQKVDVTADPPEETNEMGDQESVINDSSSKPKSDKEETGGSEQKLDKKEVDPDKNPPETPPGEAVEKKQVPEKSSKYKRGRSRNTKSSVDKTPLCLKNVEIRLNVDEVKGVLRPTDEEGETVATPPSKIKSPTKEDNLSPQIKNEPEDLVNESENEVVQDPKESPEAAQLAKQIELEQAVENIAKLTETSSLATYKEPSAEVTEVHPEEEGDKPAHQASETELAAAIGSIINDISGEPESFPAPPTYSAESEAEMATEPLVQAEMEPETDQAVSGILETDNAVEPSVPPASDPAPSAHPGDPKDPEGNTTVSPSSAQEPEVVLQETEVSRKDRVRQKSTRSRRKRSTSKKGDAVEANALESEQAPNKCPVTSELKLKPPETPKEDKQNKNSHPVSSEPNPTDSSKNPANETITIELVAEEDPPAKAPALLDLPPQAVPVDDGSQASFKVRSTSENAPITPPSVPSTPTPTIPSAAAAKLPTPIPSGMVPHHPSTTKVTDWITRHEEARARSTPPPALPPDTKASDIDTNSSTLRKILMEPKYVSATSITSTHVTSAIAEPVSAPRLEEVSHPPVESIKPVSEEKPAVPIPNTSDLSAAEAPVFTEKEKVTTVIAPKATSVISRMPTKNDLEESPRMAATKQTQSVQTCLGNALSSKYKPWPSTNENSRFHPGSMSVIEDRPSETGSSPGLRVNTSEGVVLLSYSGQKTEGPQRISAKISQIPPASAMDIEFQQSMSKPQVKQESVMSSQPAPKLGSQTPTGYGSVPTHSSLVLGSQPYTTSPVIASIKQERPSLEKLEPSHLSVSTPVNQAGPGKGLSQAANTPPVLVHSQLVLSPGVASTNKKPPDPGSLKVETKVLQPSNLSPGLSSHHPPSLSGKLHSEANHVGSGPSTPTDRAISHLGVLKQEPHSPRTSGHSPSPFPRACHPSSTSSPVLSNNASVMLAPGIPVPQYISSMHPEQSVIMPPHSITQTVSLSHLSQGEVRMNTPPLSNIPYGIRPEGLHSPRASLQPQMEIRPQRSGTPQPAPIVIPPLSSQHPPEDEMHYHHPVCRGAAPGQSDVLVMQPEYRMHPYTVPREVRLMRHPHVATVGEHHLDARQSRTPEGSVKTPPASKTPQPGKENPAPKASDVAMAPSPHSEPRLLSVPPGGQLPGLPLTPPGGVPHSVQIIHPPGDVYHEYRYGDLRSYHTTPQLGHPQFPGASQIGLPSRSMTPSQVPPEGEHSHPSQPVRSKTPQVSQDVKATQTGAPEQTQHAAGNRHSSQLDSHLHIQRAQAEAGQTSYPSPVAVSIKTELPSPHAPQAVQKQPLLIPATSGQGASSGLPRPEPHSVLKQEFSPQPVSQRPVDMVQLLKKYPIVWQGLLALKNDTAAVQLHFVSGNNVLAHRSLPTSEVGPPLRIAQRMRLEASQLDGVARRMTVETDYCLLLALPCGRDQEDVVNQTESLKAAFITYLQTKQAAGIINVANLGSNQPAYVLQIFPPCEFSERHLSRLAPDLLASISNISPHLMIIIASV